In the Deinococcus roseus genome, CCTGGGCCTCAACATCGTGGTGGGTCTGGCCGGACTGCTGGACCTGGGCTATGTGGCCTTCTTTGCTGTGGGTGCTTACACCTGGGGCATTTTTGGCTCCGCCCAGCTTGGCAAGATCAACGGACAGGGCGGCAGCGGTCTGGACGGCAACTGGTTCTGGCTGTTCCTCGCACTGGCCATTCTGGTGGCCATCGGGGTGGGCGTCCTGATCGGTCTGCCCGTGCTGAAACTCAAAGGGGATTACCTCGCCATCGTGACGCTGGGCCTCGGGGAAGTGATCCGGGTGTTCGCCAACAACCTCACCCCCATCACCAACGGACCCAACGGCGTGCTGGGCATCAACCCTCCGCACATCGGCTGGTTCTCTGCTTTGCTGGCTCCCATCATCAACAGATACGAACTCAGCGAACCGCAGGTGTTTGCGCTGTTCCTGTACTTCCTGGTGCTGGTGGTCATCGCCATCATCGTGCTGTTCAACATGCGTCTGGACCAGAGCCACATTGGCCGCAACTGGATCGCCATCCGTGAAGACGAGATTGCTGCCCAGGCCATGGGGGTTCCTCTGGTGCGCACCAAACTGATCGCCTTTGCCACCGGTGCAAGTTTCGCCGGGGTGATGGGGGCCATCTTCGCCATCAAACAGACTGCTGTTTCTCCCGAAGACTTCACCTTCTTCCAGTCGATCGGTGTGCTGGTGATGGTGATTCTGGGCGGCATGGGCAGCATTCCCGGTGTGATTGTGGGTGCCATGGCCGTGATCTGGCTGCAACTGGATTTCCTGAAGTCCCTCTCCGAGTATCTGCAAACCCTGCCTGCTTTCCAGGACAACAACACCTTCGATCCTGCCAAGTACGAAAAACTCTACTTTGGTCTGCTCCTGATCCTGATGATGCTGTTCCGCCCTCAGGGCCTCTTGCCTGCAGTGCGCAAACACATCAAGATTCCAGAAGAAGCCCTGCCTGGCACACCTGTGGCCAAGCCTGCCCAGGGGGTCAAATAATGCTCCTGAATGTTGAAAACATCCGCAAGACCTTCGGGGGTCTGGTGGCCGTGAACGATGTGACCTTCCAGGTGCCTGAACGCAGCATCATCAGCGTGATTGGCCCGAACGGTGCAGGAAAAACCACCTTCTTCAACATGATCACGGGGATTTACCAGCCTGACCGGGGCACCATCAATCTGGCGGGCAAGGACCTGGTGGGCCTCAAACCTGATGAGGTGACGGTGGCTGGCATTGCCCGCACCTTCCAGAACATCCGTCTGTTTTCCAGCATGACCGCCGTGGAGAACATCATGGTGGCCCGCAATGTGCGCATGAAACTGAGCTTCTGGGATGCCCTGTTGAACACCCCCAATTTCCGCCGTCAGGAAAAGGAAGCCCTGGACGCTTCCCTGACCCTGCTGGATTTTGTGGGTCTGCGTCGGGCGGCCAACGAAGGCGCAACCGATTTGCCTTACGGAGACCAGCGCCGCCTGGAAATTGCGCGTGCACTTGCCACCAACCCCAAATTGATCCTGCTGGACGAGCCTGCTGCAGGCATGAACCCCCGCGAAACCGAGGAGCTCAAAGACCTGATCCGCCGCATCCGTGACGATCTGGGGGTGACAGTGGTCCTCATTGAACACGACATGCGTCTGGTGATGAGCATCAGCGAAAAAATCACCGTGCTGGATTACGGCACCAAGATTGCTGAGGGGCTGCCCGAAACCATCCGCAGCAACCCCAAGGTGCGTGAAGCGTACCTCGGGCGTGGACACGCAGCCGGTGAGAAACGAGGAGGAGCCTGATGCTGCAACTGAACAACGTGAGCACCTTTTACGGGCAAATTCAGGCCCTGAGGGGCATCAGCATGGAAGTGAACCAGGGCGAGATTGTGGCATTGATCGGAGGCAACGGGGCAGGCAAAACCACCACATTGCGTTCCATCAGCGGCATGATCAAGGTCAAATCCGGGGACATCCTGCTGGAAGGCAAGAAGATCAACGGCATCTCCAGCAATGAACTGACCGCCAGAGGCATGGCCCACGTGCCCGAAGGCCGCCGCATCTTCCCCCGCCTGACCGTGATGGAGAACCTGGAGATGGGGGCTTACCTGGTCAACGACAAGAAGCTGATTGCCCAGCGCATGCAGCGTGGCTTCGAGTTCTTCCCCCGTCTGGCAGAGCGCAAAACCCAGCTTGGAGGTACCCTGTCCGGGGGCGAGCAGCAGATGCTGGCAGTGGCCCGTGCCCTGATGATCGAGCCCAAACTGCTGTTGCTGGATGAACCCAGCATGGGTCTGAGCCCGCTGTTTGTGGAAGCCATCTTTGACATCATCGTCAAGCTTAAACAGGAACTCAAAACCACCATTTTGCTGGTGGAACAGAATGCCAGCATGGCACTGGACATTGCAGACCGTGCTTATGTCTTAAGAACCGGCGAAATCATCTTGAATGGCAAGGCAGAAGACATTGCCAACAACAACAGCGTAAAAGAAGCTTACCTCGGAGAAGCTTAACCACCCTTTCATATTTACAGCACTTATTTGTAATCCTTTGACATCAGGAACACTAAAAAGCCTTCATCGGCTTTTTAGTGTTCCATGATGAATTTAACACCCCTTTATCATCTTGAAATGACCGTTTGACAAATTGAAACTGGCAAGGTAGCATGATCGCAGCTTGCATAAAACAGCAGTGTTCCATTCCGTTCTGCGGAATGGGAGTTCCACCAGGAGGAAAAGGTATGCGTGCAAAAGTTTTAGGTGTAGCTGTACTTGCAGGTCTGGCCCTGGGCAGTGCCAATGCTGCCACAGTCGTGAAAATCGCCACCCTGAGCCCCCTCTCGGGCCCTGTGGCCAACATCGGTGAACAGATCAATCTGGGCGCCAAACTGGCCATTGCCGATAAAGCCAAATACTTCCTGGACAAGTACGGCATCGAACTGCAAGTCAGCAGCAACGATGACCAGGCCACCGCCTCCGTGGGTGTGGCTGCTGCCAAGAAGATCGCCACCGACCAGCGCGTGCTGGCCATTGTGGGCACCCTCAACTCCAGCGTGGTGACCCCCGTCTCCGAAGCTGTGAAGGGCCGCAACCTGGCGATTGTCTCCCCCGCCAACACTGCCACCACAGTGACCGACCGTGGTCTGCCCAACATGAACCGCATCTGCGCCCGTGACGACGCTCAGGGTGCTGCCGGTGCAGATTATCTGGCCAAGACCCTGAAAGCCAAAACCGTTTACGTGGTCCACGACAAAACCACCTACGGTGAAGGTCTCGCCACCGAAGTGAAAAAAGGCCTGGAGGCCCAGGGCGTGCGCGTGGTCTTCGAAGGCACCGACGAGAAGAGCAACTTTGCTCCCCTGGTCACCAAAGTCTCCGCCATCAACCCTGACGCTGTGTACTACGGCGGTCTGGCCTCCACCGGTGGTGCACTGTTCGTCAAGCAACTGCGTGCTGCTGGCGTGAAAGCCACCTACATGGGCGGCGACGGTCTGGACGACAGCGAACTGCAGAAACAGGCCGGTGACGCTGCCAAAGGCGTGCTGTTCACCACTGCTGCTGCTTCTGTCGATGTGGTTCCCGAAGCCAAGAAGCTGGAAGACAACTTCAAGAAAACCTTCAACAAGGAAATGCTGGGCTACGGCCTGATGTCCTACGACGCTGCCAACGTGGTGCTCGCAGGCATCGAGAAAGCCATCAAGGACAACAAACTGTCCAAAGGCCGTTCTCCTTCCCGCGCCCAGGTCATGAAAGCCATCCGTGCTGTGAAAGTGGAAACCCTTTCCGGCACCGTGGAATTCAACAGCATGGGTGACCGCAAAGCAGGCTACCTGTACATCGCCAAAGTTCAGGACAACCTGGACCTCAAGATCATTGGTCAAGTGGCCGTCAAAGCCCCCAAGCCCTGATCTGAAATTTGAAAAAGCGCAGCATGTGCTGCGCTTTTTTGTTCCCTGACCTGTGGACCGGGTTCAACACTGCATCGGGTTCAATTTGCATGGTGGCTGCATGAAGACACACAGCATCTGAAATGCAAAACCTGCAAAAAGTGTCCAAAACCCGCCAGAACATTGGCTGCCCTTCCTTACAAATTGCAGGCTGTATGCAGGATACAGGCGGTTTTTTGTTGATAAATACAGCAAAAACACCCTCCTATACAGGTTTACAAAATGTCAGAACGGTTGACAAGTTTCAATCCACTGGTTAGGCTGTACGCAAACGTTAATTCCCGTTGCGTTTCTTCAAGGAGGATGTATGAAGCGAATCGCCATTTCCGCTGCTCTTGCCCTCTCCAGCGTTGCTTTTGCCGCTGGAGGCACCCTGGTTTATGGTTCGGGCGGACAGCCGGTCAGCCTGGAATCCGGCAACATCACCGACGGCAACAGCATCATCGTCCAGCGCCAGATTTACGACACCCTGGTGGACTTTGCCGACGGCAGCACCAAACCCATTCCCGGACTGGCCACCCGCTGGACCTCCAACAAAGACGCCACCGAGTGGACTTTCACCCTGCGCAAGAACGTGAAATTCACCGACGGCACCCCTTTCAACGCCGACGCCGTGATCTTCAACGTCAACCGCTGGTGGGATCCCAAGTTCGAATTCGGTTACCGCGACAGCGGCAAGACTTACGAAATCTGGGGCCAGCTGATGGGCGGCTACAAAGGTGAAGCTTCGGGCTTCCTGAAGAGCGTCACCAAGGTGAACGACTACAGCGTCAAATTCACCCTGACCAGCCCTGTGACCGTGTTCCCCGACCTGATCGGCTCTGGTTACTTCGGCATTGCCAGCCCCACCGCCATCAAGGCCCAGGGCGAAAAATACGGCACCCCTGCTTCCAAACCCGTGGGCACCGGTCCTTTCGTGTTCGACAGCTGGAAAACCGGCGACCGCATTGTGGTCAAGGCCAACCCCAATTACTGGGATGCCAAAGCCCAGGTGGACGAAGTGGTGTTCCGTTTCATTACAGACCGCAACCAGCGCCTGAACGAGCTGCGTGCAGGCACCATCGACTTCACCTCTGACCTGGATCCCCAGGCCGCCAAGAACATGAAGAACGATGCCAAAGTGGACGCTGTGCTGAAACCCTCCTTCAACGTGGGTTTCATCAGCCTGAACGTGCGCAACGAGTACCTGAAGAACGTCAAGGTGCGTCAGGCCATCAGCATGGCCTTCGACAAGAAAGCCATTGTGGAAGAGTTCTGGGGAGACATTGGCACCTCCAACGCCAGCTTCCTGCCTCCTGTGATGGCCTGGGCCAACAGCAAGAAAGTCCCTGCCGACTACAAGTACGATCCTGCTGCCGCCAAGAAGCTGCTGGCCGAAGCTGGATACCCCAACGGATTCAGCCTGGACTTCTGGTACATGCCCGTGTCCCGTCCTTACTTCCCCAGCCCCAAAGACATCGCTGAAGCTGTGGCTGCAGAGCTGTCCGGCATTGGCATCAAGGTCAACCTGAAAACCAAAGACTGGGCGCAGTACCTGGCAGACCGCAACACCGCCCCCGGCTTTGACATCTACATGATCGGCTGGACCGGCGACTACGGCGATCCTGACAACTTCTACAGTGCCTACTACGGCCCCAGCGCCAGCGATGACTCAGGTTACAACCCCAAAGAACTCGCCGACCTGCTGGAGCAGGGCAAGGCTGCCAAGGGCCAGGCCGCCAAAGCCAAGGTTTACAGCAAGATCCACGAGATCACCTACAACGCCTACGTGCGCATCCCCGTGGTGCACAGCCAGCCCCTCGGCGGCAAGGCCAAGTACGTGAAAGGCTGGGTGCCCAGCCCCCTGGGTTCTGAAGCTTTCAACAAAATCACCATCGACGGCAAGAAGTAAAACAGCAAGTCTCATCTCGTAAAGACCGTCAGTAACGTCTATGTGATGCTTTGTGATAGGGACATAGTTTAAGGCTATGTCCCTTTTTCTGTAAGGGAGTCTTTTTGACTGCGTTTATTCTTCGAAGACTGTTCCGCACCCTCACCGTGCTGATCGGGGTGACCATCGTGGTGTTCGGGTTTGTGCGCCTGATCCCCGGTGATCCTGCCGTGGTGATGCTGGGCGAACGGGCCAACCCCCAGGTGGCAGCAGCATTCAGGGAACGGCTGGGCCTGAACAAACCCATCTTCTTCAACTTTGCTGCTCCAGCAGACACCCAGTTTGTTCGCTATGTCCAGCAACTCAGCAAGGGAGACCTCGGACAGGGCATCAAAAGCCAGATCCCCGTTGCAGATGAACTGAGAAGCCGTTTCCCGGCCACCGTGGAACTGGCCATTGGAGCCCTGCTGTTTGCGCTGCTGGTGGGGATGCCTGCTGGCATCATTGCCGCCCTCAACCGCAACAAGCCCCTCGACAACATCGCCATGACCATCAGTCTGGTGGGGGTCAGCATGCCCATCTTCTGGCTGGGTCTGCTGCTGGTGTACTTCTTTGCGGTGCAGCTTCCCTGGCTGCCCCCCAGTGGTCGCCTTGATCCCACCATCAACTTTGACAGCATCACGGGCATGAATGTGCTGGACAGCATCCTCAAAGGCCGTCTGGATGGACTGGGCAGTGCCCTCAAGCACCTGATCCTGCCCTCCATTGCCCTGGGAACCATTCCCATGGCGATCATTGCCCGCATCACCCGCAGCAGCATGCTGGAAGTGCTCAGCCAGGATTACGTGCGCACCGCCACGGCCAAAGGGCTCAACCAGCGTTCGGTGATTTTAAAGCACGCCCTCAGGAATGCCCTGCTGCCTGTGGTCACCGTGATTGGCCTGCAGATTGGTTTGCTGCTCGGTGGAGCCATCCTCACCGAGAGCATTTTCTCCTGGCCTGGAATCGGCTCCTGGCTGTACCAGGGCATCTTTGAACGGGACTATCCGGTCATTCAGGGAGGCGTGATTTTCGGTGCCCTGGTGTTCAGTGTGGTCAACCTGCTGATTGACATCAGCTACGCCTTCCTCGATCCCCGGATCCATTACAGCTGAGGAGCATTGTGACTGCCACCTTAAATCCACCCAAAAAACCCACCTCTGCTTTCTGGAAAAGGTTCAAAAAATCCACTCCGGGCAAAATTGGCAGCGTCATTGTGCTGTTCTGGATCATTCTGGCCCTGCTGGCTCCCGTCCTGAAGCCTTACGATCCCACCGTGGACCGCAACTTCCGTGACCGCCAGGAACCCCCAAGTTTCAGTGCCCTCTGGAACAGCGAACTGAAAGCAGACCTGACCGATGAAAACGGCAAGGTGAATTACTTCAAACACATCTTCGGGACAGACAACCTGGGCCGGGATGTGGCAGTGCGCGTCCTGCACGGATCCAACCTTTCCTTGCAAATCGGTTTTGCCGCCACCCTGGTGGCTTTGCTGATCGGCAGTTTCCTGGGGGTGATCTCCGGTTATTTTGGCAAGGGCACCGATCAGGTGATTGGCTGGTTCACCGATGTGATGCTGGCCTTCCCAAGCATCCTGCTGGCCATTGCCGTGGCTGCCATCCGGCCACCGAACATCAGTCCTGTGGCAGCCACCTACATGACCATGATTGCCGTTTCTGTGGCCCAGATTCCCATTTACGTGCGTCTGGCCCGCAGTGTGGTGATCAGCCTGAAAGAACGGGAATTCATTCAGGCCGCCAATGCCCTGGGAGCACACAACCGCCAGATCATCTTCAAGCATGTGATTCCCAACAGCCTGACCCCACTGATTGTGCAGGGCAGCCTTTCGATTGCCACCGCCACCCTGGAAGCTGCAGCACTGGGCTTTCTGGGTCTGGGGGTCACCCCACCCTATCCAGAGTGGGGCACCATGATTGCCGATTCACGGGACTTCTATGTGGACGCCCCCTGGACCATGATCTTCCCCGGTCTTGCCATCCTCACCTGGGTGCTGGGTTTCAACCTGCTGGGCGACGGCCTGCGGGACGTGCTGGACCCCAGAAGCAGCCACTAAATTCTGGCACTTGCAGGGCGAGGCATGCCTCGCCCTTTTTGTTTCGTGGTTTATCTCACCCCAGCAGGCACCCTGAACTGGTACTGCACCCGGGTCAAATCTTCAGAAATGGTCCAGAGCTGTTTTGCTGCTTCTGCATCGTAGGCCCGCCTGTTGGCCCTGACCTTCACCGGGTATCCTCTGGTGTCTTTGTGTGGCCCGATGTATTCTCCTCCTGCAATGGTGTCTGAGGTGGCCGCGTACAGGGTGGGAAGGACGCCCTGTTCTGCAGGCTGGGCAAAAAGCTGGTTGGCGGTGCGGTTGACCCACATCATGAAGCCCGATTGGCTCATCTGGGGAGCCACAAATTGCAGGTTGGTGGCAGACCATCCGGGGTGGCAACTGACCGCCAGGGTGCTGGACTGGGCCAGTTTGAGTTGCCGTTGAAGTTCCAGGGTGAACAGCAGGTTGGCCAATTTGCTCTGACCATAGGCAGGCCAGGGGGAATAACCCCTTTGACCCATCAGGTCTTTGAAGTTCATGCGTCCAATGGTGTGGGCACGGCTGCTGACGTTCACAATTCTGGAATCCTGCGTGGAGAGCAGCACAGGCAACAGCAGTCCCGTCAGGGCAAAATGCCCGAGGTGGTTGGTGCCAAATTGCATCTCAAAGCCGTCTTTTGTGGTTTTGCGCGGAATGGCCATCACTCCAGCATTGTTGATCAGCAGGTGGAGTCGTCTGTGTTCCTGAATGAACTTCTGGGCAAAAAGACGCACGCTGCCCAGGTCTGCAAGGTCCAGAGCCATCACTTTCAATTTGCTTCTGGGGTGTTGCTTGAGGATTTCTGCAGCGACCTGTTCTCCTGCGGTCACATTGCGCACCGCCAGAATGATCTGGGCATCTCTGGCAGCGAAGGCTTTCACGGTTTCCAGTCCCAGGCCGCTGTTGGCCCCCGTCACAATCACGGTTTTGTGCTGTTGAGATGGCATCTGGTGGATGGTCCATGGTTGTTCTGACATACAACTCCTTGGATTGAACGTTCGTTCTGTTGCTGGTACAGCAAAACGGGTTTGCTGGGAAAGTCAGCTTTGTGCGGAAGGCTGTTCAGAGACCGCCTGCCAGCAGGCCAGGGCCATCAAATCCAGCTTCTGGGCATCCAGACCCAGACTGCCAGACAGGTGCTCCTGCCTTGCGACCCTGGAGGCCACACCCAGAGACATTTCCCACAGCACCTCCAGAGGCAGGTCTTTGAATTTGCCTTCAGGGGTGGAAAAGAGGGCCAGCATCCGGCTCAGGGCTTCTTCGGTTTCTGGCACCTGAGGGTGTTTCTCAAAGTAAGGAGCGTTTTCAAATTGCTCCATGAAGAGGGTCTCCTGGGGGTGCTCCCGATGGTACTGGTACCCTTTCAACC is a window encoding:
- a CDS encoding branched-chain amino acid ABC transporter permease, which translates into the protein MTHNNRTEKKPGILDNPQLASLIVLIYTAITSTLMLTIATTANNLVQSLFFAAFLGTVVLTFKSKASTWAKILSLAPALMVVMPIIGLRNEFLLEVVLQIVIYAALALGLNIVVGLAGLLDLGYVAFFAVGAYTWGIFGSAQLGKINGQGGSGLDGNWFWLFLALAILVAIGVGVLIGLPVLKLKGDYLAIVTLGLGEVIRVFANNLTPITNGPNGVLGINPPHIGWFSALLAPIINRYELSEPQVFALFLYFLVLVVIAIIVLFNMRLDQSHIGRNWIAIREDEIAAQAMGVPLVRTKLIAFATGASFAGVMGAIFAIKQTAVSPEDFTFFQSIGVLVMVILGGMGSIPGVIVGAMAVIWLQLDFLKSLSEYLQTLPAFQDNNTFDPAKYEKLYFGLLLILMMLFRPQGLLPAVRKHIKIPEEALPGTPVAKPAQGVK
- a CDS encoding ABC transporter ATP-binding protein gives rise to the protein MLLNVENIRKTFGGLVAVNDVTFQVPERSIISVIGPNGAGKTTFFNMITGIYQPDRGTINLAGKDLVGLKPDEVTVAGIARTFQNIRLFSSMTAVENIMVARNVRMKLSFWDALLNTPNFRRQEKEALDASLTLLDFVGLRRAANEGATDLPYGDQRRLEIARALATNPKLILLDEPAAGMNPRETEELKDLIRRIRDDLGVTVVLIEHDMRLVMSISEKITVLDYGTKIAEGLPETIRSNPKVREAYLGRGHAAGEKRGGA
- a CDS encoding ABC transporter ATP-binding protein, with product MLQLNNVSTFYGQIQALRGISMEVNQGEIVALIGGNGAGKTTTLRSISGMIKVKSGDILLEGKKINGISSNELTARGMAHVPEGRRIFPRLTVMENLEMGAYLVNDKKLIAQRMQRGFEFFPRLAERKTQLGGTLSGGEQQMLAVARALMIEPKLLLLDEPSMGLSPLFVEAIFDIIVKLKQELKTTILLVEQNASMALDIADRAYVLRTGEIILNGKAEDIANNNSVKEAYLGEA
- a CDS encoding branched-chain amino acid ABC transporter substrate-binding protein yields the protein MRAKVLGVAVLAGLALGSANAATVVKIATLSPLSGPVANIGEQINLGAKLAIADKAKYFLDKYGIELQVSSNDDQATASVGVAAAKKIATDQRVLAIVGTLNSSVVTPVSEAVKGRNLAIVSPANTATTVTDRGLPNMNRICARDDAQGAAGADYLAKTLKAKTVYVVHDKTTYGEGLATEVKKGLEAQGVRVVFEGTDEKSNFAPLVTKVSAINPDAVYYGGLASTGGALFVKQLRAAGVKATYMGGDGLDDSELQKQAGDAAKGVLFTTAAASVDVVPEAKKLEDNFKKTFNKEMLGYGLMSYDAANVVLAGIEKAIKDNKLSKGRSPSRAQVMKAIRAVKVETLSGTVEFNSMGDRKAGYLYIAKVQDNLDLKIIGQVAVKAPKP
- a CDS encoding ABC transporter substrate-binding protein; this translates as MKRIAISAALALSSVAFAAGGTLVYGSGGQPVSLESGNITDGNSIIVQRQIYDTLVDFADGSTKPIPGLATRWTSNKDATEWTFTLRKNVKFTDGTPFNADAVIFNVNRWWDPKFEFGYRDSGKTYEIWGQLMGGYKGEASGFLKSVTKVNDYSVKFTLTSPVTVFPDLIGSGYFGIASPTAIKAQGEKYGTPASKPVGTGPFVFDSWKTGDRIVVKANPNYWDAKAQVDEVVFRFITDRNQRLNELRAGTIDFTSDLDPQAAKNMKNDAKVDAVLKPSFNVGFISLNVRNEYLKNVKVRQAISMAFDKKAIVEEFWGDIGTSNASFLPPVMAWANSKKVPADYKYDPAAAKKLLAEAGYPNGFSLDFWYMPVSRPYFPSPKDIAEAVAAELSGIGIKVNLKTKDWAQYLADRNTAPGFDIYMIGWTGDYGDPDNFYSAYYGPSASDDSGYNPKELADLLEQGKAAKGQAAKAKVYSKIHEITYNAYVRIPVVHSQPLGGKAKYVKGWVPSPLGSEAFNKITIDGKK
- a CDS encoding ABC transporter permease — protein: MTAFILRRLFRTLTVLIGVTIVVFGFVRLIPGDPAVVMLGERANPQVAAAFRERLGLNKPIFFNFAAPADTQFVRYVQQLSKGDLGQGIKSQIPVADELRSRFPATVELAIGALLFALLVGMPAGIIAALNRNKPLDNIAMTISLVGVSMPIFWLGLLLVYFFAVQLPWLPPSGRLDPTINFDSITGMNVLDSILKGRLDGLGSALKHLILPSIALGTIPMAIIARITRSSMLEVLSQDYVRTATAKGLNQRSVILKHALRNALLPVVTVIGLQIGLLLGGAILTESIFSWPGIGSWLYQGIFERDYPVIQGGVIFGALVFSVVNLLIDISYAFLDPRIHYS
- a CDS encoding ABC transporter permease, producing MTATLNPPKKPTSAFWKRFKKSTPGKIGSVIVLFWIILALLAPVLKPYDPTVDRNFRDRQEPPSFSALWNSELKADLTDENGKVNYFKHIFGTDNLGRDVAVRVLHGSNLSLQIGFAATLVALLIGSFLGVISGYFGKGTDQVIGWFTDVMLAFPSILLAIAVAAIRPPNISPVAATYMTMIAVSVAQIPIYVRLARSVVISLKEREFIQAANALGAHNRQIIFKHVIPNSLTPLIVQGSLSIATATLEAAALGFLGLGVTPPYPEWGTMIADSRDFYVDAPWTMIFPGLAILTWVLGFNLLGDGLRDVLDPRSSH
- a CDS encoding oxidoreductase; the protein is MSEQPWTIHQMPSQQHKTVIVTGANSGLGLETVKAFAARDAQIILAVRNVTAGEQVAAEILKQHPRSKLKVMALDLADLGSVRLFAQKFIQEHRRLHLLINNAGVMAIPRKTTKDGFEMQFGTNHLGHFALTGLLLPVLLSTQDSRIVNVSSRAHTIGRMNFKDLMGQRGYSPWPAYGQSKLANLLFTLELQRQLKLAQSSTLAVSCHPGWSATNLQFVAPQMSQSGFMMWVNRTANQLFAQPAEQGVLPTLYAATSDTIAGGEYIGPHKDTRGYPVKVRANRRAYDAEAAKQLWTISEDLTRVQYQFRVPAGVR
- a CDS encoding TetR/AcrR family transcriptional regulator, producing MSQTGSRKAASQDRRAAILQAMLELIAERGFHDTPMSMVSQRSGASAGIIYHYFDNKEELIHSLYTEVKIDYTRALMQDHPENLPPAQAFRQIWLKGYQYHREHPQETLFMEQFENAPYFEKHPQVPETEEALSRMLALFSTPEGKFKDLPLEVLWEMSLGVASRVARQEHLSGSLGLDAQKLDLMALACWQAVSEQPSAQS